One window of the Brevibacterium limosum genome contains the following:
- a CDS encoding helix-turn-helix domain-containing protein codes for MSAVAYSKPDFFFAPGMRMSTLSIAGTSIPVKGDYGDVSSRRWHSDSPSSSKIPIDEVRGFESSPSAPTEAESTADLVKQIKRRGAYTWDQVAKLFGVSRRTVHLWASGGKISAVNEEALGRVMRQIEAIEEAGEHGARFRFLALLDQQRSQHASSPADVNRPASTYTPEP; via the coding sequence ATGAGTGCTGTTGCTTATTCGAAACCCGACTTCTTCTTTGCTCCAGGTATGCGAATGTCGACGTTGTCAATCGCAGGTACGTCAATTCCGGTCAAGGGCGACTATGGCGACGTCTCATCCCGGCGTTGGCACAGCGATTCACCAAGTTCGTCGAAGATTCCCATTGATGAAGTTCGTGGCTTCGAATCATCGCCATCTGCCCCTACGGAGGCCGAGTCCACTGCAGACCTTGTCAAGCAGATCAAGCGTCGAGGAGCTTACACCTGGGACCAGGTTGCGAAGCTCTTCGGCGTCTCGAGGAGGACTGTTCACCTATGGGCATCGGGCGGAAAGATCTCTGCGGTAAACGAAGAAGCGCTCGGTCGAGTGATGAGGCAGATCGAAGCAATCGAGGAAGCTGGCGAGCACGGAGCACGGTTCCGGTTCCTTGCTTTGCTCGATCAGCAGAGATCGCAGCATGCTTCTTCTCCTGCAGACGTGAATAGACCTGCGTCGACCTATACCCCGGAACCCTAG
- a CDS encoding TIGR04255 family protein has protein sequence MSSNSLPQKIRRAELKNPPLARVLAQVRWPDLTSFDLQRVTSRISENLGVAYPFIREESEVEVVVTQSGVAEQKSRGRIARFFSGDEKWSISVGRNFMALESTDYTNHDDFVDRLLDGLSAVHDGVTIPRFSRIGYRYTNRIVGKADLDLLEAHFVPAVLGGHTASPANADLVHSMTESVYRVELAYLLVRSARLGAGQSIEPTLPPVDEPSWILDLDAYEEGHLVVNRDEVRKKLIHLSGIASNHFSDVVTSQFYERYDS, from the coding sequence GTGTCCTCAAATTCGCTGCCTCAAAAAATTCGGCGAGCAGAGCTGAAGAATCCGCCGCTCGCTCGAGTTCTAGCGCAGGTTCGTTGGCCCGATTTGACCTCTTTCGATCTTCAGCGAGTGACATCGCGCATCAGTGAGAATCTTGGCGTTGCGTACCCGTTCATACGGGAAGAGAGCGAAGTCGAGGTCGTGGTCACTCAGTCGGGGGTCGCCGAACAGAAGAGTCGAGGGAGGATTGCTCGGTTCTTCTCGGGCGACGAAAAGTGGAGTATTTCAGTCGGTCGAAATTTCATGGCTTTGGAGTCGACCGACTACACCAACCATGACGATTTCGTTGATCGACTGCTCGACGGCCTCAGCGCGGTTCACGACGGTGTGACCATTCCTCGGTTCAGTAGGATCGGTTATCGCTATACGAATCGGATAGTCGGCAAAGCGGATTTGGACCTGTTGGAAGCCCACTTCGTACCGGCTGTGCTCGGCGGCCATACCGCGTCCCCGGCCAACGCCGACTTGGTCCACAGCATGACCGAATCGGTTTATCGTGTGGAATTGGCCTACTTGCTGGTGCGGTCTGCTCGCTTGGGTGCAGGACAGTCGATCGAACCTACTTTGCCTCCAGTCGACGAACCGAGCTGGATTCTCGACTTGGACGCGTACGAGGAAGGCCATCTGGTTGTCAATCGTGATGAGGTCCGAAAGAAGCTGATCCATCTGTCTGGAATTGCATCGAATCATTTCAGCGACGTGGTGACGTCTCAGTTCTATGAGAGGTATGACTCATGA
- a CDS encoding TetR/AcrR family transcriptional regulator, translating to MVQQRLDRAQVVESAIAFVDACGLSELTMRRLGTALDVEAMALYRHVSGRADLLEAMVDELIDGLFDDELMTEDSHSWEEYLQRVANATRNLAIEHPRIFPLIATQPPQAPWLRPPLRSVRWVEDFLSSLERFGFADAEAVAAYKAFTSFLVGALLLQAASLTPEVLGDEEGSSAGEDLSEYPTVQRLQGLLMEDHAQREFDDALDDLIERIRTSTQG from the coding sequence GTGGTTCAGCAGCGACTCGATCGTGCCCAGGTCGTCGAGTCGGCGATCGCCTTCGTCGATGCCTGCGGTCTCAGCGAACTCACGATGCGCCGCCTCGGAACTGCCTTGGACGTAGAGGCGATGGCACTGTATCGGCACGTCTCCGGGCGAGCGGACCTTCTCGAGGCCATGGTCGACGAGCTCATCGACGGCCTCTTCGACGACGAACTCATGACCGAGGATTCCCATTCGTGGGAGGAGTATCTGCAGCGTGTCGCCAATGCCACGCGCAATCTGGCCATCGAGCATCCGCGGATCTTCCCGCTCATCGCCACCCAGCCACCTCAGGCCCCCTGGCTGCGTCCGCCGCTGCGCAGCGTGCGCTGGGTCGAGGACTTCCTGTCCTCGCTGGAGCGCTTCGGATTCGCCGACGCCGAGGCGGTGGCCGCATACAAGGCCTTCACGAGCTTCCTGGTCGGCGCGCTTCTGCTCCAGGCGGCCTCTCTGACCCCGGAGGTTCTCGGCGATGAGGAGGGCTCCTCCGCTGGCGAAGACCTCAGCGAGTATCCCACGGTGCAGCGATTGCAGGGCCTGCTCATGGAAGACCACGCTCAGCGCGAGTTCGACGACGCCCTCGACGATCTCATCGAGCGGATCCGCACCAGCACGCAGGGCTGA
- a CDS encoding CsbD family protein yields MNSHDKADKASDKAEELKGKAKAAAGKATDDKSLEAEGKTDAAKGKIKQVGDDAKDSLKGVRDSLKDSPEN; encoded by the coding sequence ATGAATTCTCACGACAAGGCCGACAAGGCCTCTGACAAGGCAGAAGAACTCAAGGGCAAGGCGAAGGCCGCCGCCGGCAAGGCCACCGACGACAAGAGCCTCGAAGCCGAGGGCAAGACCGACGCGGCCAAGGGCAAGATCAAGCAGGTCGGCGACGATGCCAAAGACTCGCTGAAGGGCGTCAGAGACTCGCTCAAGGACTCACCGGAGAACTGA
- a CDS encoding alpha,alpha-trehalose-phosphate synthase (UDP-forming), with the protein MGTDRHAFVVVANRLPVDRNDGAWETSPGGLVSAVAPVVREHAGAWIGWAGTHDDSLEPFDFDGMSLVPVPLSHDEHQQYYEGFCNATLWPLHHDLIVAPQYHRSWWRAYRAVNARFAQAAVEAAETGATIWVHDYHLQLVPAMIRAQRPDVRIGYFCHIPFPPVEQMAQLPWRDEILRGLLGADVIGLQREADAAKVRQAMQKLLGMDPEELRGRVGSYPISIDVEEIRSAAESPAVQEMARCFRRDLGDPATLMIGVDRLDYSKGILHRLWSFEELIDDGLLDARETCLAQIAVPSREGVRAYQDLRDEVEHTVGRINGRFSTLGRDVIHYSHHSYSTEEAVALYLAADILLVTSLRDGMNLVAKEFATARRGRGGALVLSEFAGAAEELDQAIIVNPHDRAGLKAAIHHATTLSEDEARTRMDAMADTVAAFDVRHWAQAFLHDLRDPASAAALSPSDW; encoded by the coding sequence ATGGGAACTGACCGCCATGCTTTCGTCGTGGTGGCCAATCGCCTCCCCGTCGACCGCAACGATGGGGCGTGGGAGACCTCACCCGGCGGGCTCGTCTCAGCCGTGGCTCCCGTGGTGCGTGAGCACGCCGGAGCCTGGATCGGCTGGGCGGGCACGCACGACGACAGTCTGGAGCCCTTCGACTTCGACGGGATGAGCCTCGTCCCCGTCCCCCTCAGCCACGACGAACATCAGCAGTACTATGAGGGATTCTGCAACGCCACTCTGTGGCCGCTGCACCACGACCTCATCGTCGCGCCGCAGTACCACCGCTCATGGTGGCGGGCCTATCGTGCAGTCAACGCCCGATTCGCCCAGGCCGCGGTCGAGGCAGCCGAGACCGGGGCGACGATCTGGGTACACGACTACCACCTCCAGCTCGTACCGGCGATGATCCGCGCCCAACGACCGGACGTCCGGATCGGATACTTCTGCCACATCCCCTTCCCTCCCGTCGAGCAGATGGCCCAGCTGCCCTGGCGTGACGAGATCCTCCGCGGCCTGCTCGGGGCCGATGTCATCGGTCTCCAGCGAGAGGCCGATGCCGCGAAAGTCCGCCAGGCCATGCAGAAGCTGCTGGGCATGGATCCCGAGGAACTTCGCGGCCGCGTCGGCTCGTACCCGATCTCGATCGACGTCGAGGAGATCCGATCCGCGGCCGAATCCCCGGCCGTACAGGAGATGGCCCGCTGCTTCCGCCGTGATCTGGGCGATCCCGCCACCCTCATGATCGGTGTCGATCGCCTCGACTATTCGAAGGGAATCCTGCACCGGCTGTGGTCCTTCGAGGAGCTGATCGACGACGGACTGCTCGACGCGCGGGAAACCTGTCTCGCACAGATCGCAGTCCCCTCGCGTGAAGGCGTGCGCGCCTACCAAGACCTGCGCGACGAGGTCGAACATACGGTCGGGCGCATCAACGGGAGGTTCTCCACTCTCGGCCGCGATGTCATCCACTACTCCCACCACTCGTATTCGACAGAGGAAGCCGTCGCCCTGTACCTGGCCGCCGACATCCTGCTCGTCACCTCCCTGCGGGACGGGATGAACCTCGTGGCCAAGGAATTCGCCACCGCCCGCCGAGGCAGGGGCGGTGCACTCGTCCTCTCCGAATTCGCCGGAGCCGCCGAAGAACTCGACCAAGCCATCATCGTCAATCCCCACGACCGGGCCGGCCTGAAGGCTGCCATCCATCACGCGACCACGCTCAGCGAAGACGAGGCCCGGACGCGTATGGATGCGATGGCCGACACCGTCGCCGCCTTCGACGTCCGCCACTGGGCGCAAGCTTTCCTCCACGACCTGCGAGACCCAGCATCTGCGGCGGCTCTGTCGCCCAGCGACTGGTGA
- a CDS encoding cation:dicarboxylate symporter family transporter yields the protein MATSPQQQGGSFDKEIAATAKAPEPGAPQRKKDRTHWLYIMVIVAVFAGAAIGLIAPDAGIALEPLGKAFVALIKMIIAPVIFCTIVLGVGSVAKAATVGKVGGLALVYFLVMATFALVIGLVVGNFIHPGEGLHLQPYEEASGGEEGGMVAFLMSLIPGDIPVLPTLVLALLVGFALQSMGKAGEPVLTGIKHIQAVVFKLMMMIMWAAPVGAFGAIAAVVGKTGWAAIGAMATLMGAFYLTCALFIVIVLGGLLKIVTGLNIFLLLKYLAREFLLIFSTSSSESALPRLIAKMEHAGVSKPVVGITVPTGYSFNLDGTAIYLTMASLFVSSAMGMPMSIPEQISLLVFMIIASKGAAGVTGAGLATLAAGLQSHRPELLDGMGVIVGIDKFMSECRALTNFTGNAVATLLIGKWTNEIDLDQARATLAGQNPFDELSLEPDAHGAPTNAPEADEALPEPQTTVAAVGQSKAGAMS from the coding sequence ATGGCAACGTCGCCACAACAGCAAGGCGGGTCATTCGACAAGGAGATCGCCGCCACCGCCAAGGCACCGGAACCGGGCGCCCCGCAGCGGAAGAAGGACCGCACTCACTGGCTCTACATCATGGTCATTGTGGCCGTGTTCGCCGGTGCCGCCATCGGGCTCATCGCCCCTGACGCCGGCATCGCGCTCGAACCGTTGGGCAAGGCCTTCGTCGCGCTCATCAAGATGATCATCGCCCCGGTCATCTTCTGCACCATCGTCCTCGGCGTCGGCTCCGTGGCGAAGGCGGCCACCGTCGGCAAGGTCGGCGGACTGGCGCTCGTCTACTTCCTCGTCATGGCGACCTTCGCCCTGGTCATCGGCCTCGTCGTCGGCAACTTCATCCACCCGGGCGAAGGCCTCCACCTCCAGCCGTACGAAGAGGCCTCCGGCGGTGAGGAAGGCGGAATGGTCGCCTTCCTCATGAGCCTCATCCCCGGCGACATCCCCGTCCTGCCGACCCTCGTGCTCGCGCTCCTCGTCGGCTTCGCTCTGCAGTCGATGGGCAAGGCCGGCGAACCGGTGCTGACCGGCATCAAGCACATCCAGGCCGTGGTCTTCAAGCTCATGATGATGATCATGTGGGCCGCCCCCGTCGGCGCCTTCGGTGCGATCGCCGCGGTCGTCGGCAAGACCGGCTGGGCTGCGATCGGTGCGATGGCGACCCTCATGGGCGCCTTCTACCTGACCTGCGCGCTGTTCATCGTCATCGTCCTCGGCGGTCTGCTCAAGATCGTCACCGGCCTGAACATCTTCCTGCTGCTGAAGTACCTGGCCCGCGAGTTCCTGCTCATCTTCTCCACCTCGTCGTCCGAGTCGGCCCTGCCGCGCCTGATCGCGAAGATGGAGCACGCCGGAGTCTCGAAGCCGGTCGTCGGCATCACCGTGCCCACCGGCTACTCGTTCAACCTCGACGGCACCGCCATCTACCTGACCATGGCCTCGCTGTTCGTGTCCTCGGCCATGGGTATGCCGATGTCGATCCCCGAGCAGATCTCGCTCCTCGTGTTCATGATCATCGCTTCGAAGGGCGCCGCCGGCGTCACCGGTGCCGGCCTGGCCACCCTGGCCGCCGGCCTGCAGTCGCACCGCCCCGAGCTGCTCGACGGCATGGGCGTCATCGTCGGCATCGACAAGTTCATGTCCGAATGCCGTGCCCTGACGAACTTCACCGGCAACGCCGTGGCCACCCTGCTCATCGGCAAGTGGACGAACGAAATCGACCTCGACCAGGCCCGCGCCACCCTGGCCGGCCAGAACCCGTTCGACGAGCTCTCACTTGAGCCGGACGCCCACGGTGCGCCGACGAACGCCCCCGAGGCCGACGAGGCCCTGCCCGAGCCGCAGACCACCGTCGCAGCCGTTGGTCAGTCGAAGGCCGGCGCCATGAGCTGA